The Sulfurimonas lithotrophica genome includes a region encoding these proteins:
- the speA gene encoding biosynthetic arginine decarboxylase, producing MDKYGLDIFSNDNFIIIDGEVKINYKSKPSILNIVQEIRSQEIRGPMLLRFPHLVKKQIKSLYRNFNNAIVENNYNGSFNAVFPLKVNQFPHALDAITSQGKEFNYGLEAGSKAELILAMAKINKGAAITVNGFKDKEMVSLGFIAASSQHNITLTIEGLNELETIIEVANESNLVVPNIGIRIRLHSVGSGSWAKSGGMDAKFGLTSTEILEAITLLREANILNKLTMIHFHIGSQMSDIAPLKKALREAGNIYAELKKMGAKNLKNINIGGGLAVEYNQHEHCANYNYSVKEFSSSVVFLLAEIMDAKMVEHPNIYTESGRYAVASHAVLVAPVLELFSQDYQERLLNLKDINPPLVEELIELNQLLSKKNSIEYLHDALDHQESLFTLFDLGYIDLQDRSNAEILVHNIIKKALYIEGFEGSRELELLQARLQERYLVNLSIFQSMPDYWGLEQNFPVMPIHMLDKKPIRAASLWDITCDSDGEIGFNSDKPLYLHDINLDEEEYFLGFFNVGAYQETLGMNHNLFSRPNECTINIDEKSYTISNVVESDNIIEVLEDLGYKADEILNKLESDIFQSDFITKQEKTDTLAELKMYLSQNGYLRTTY from the coding sequence ATGGATAAATACGGTTTAGATATATTTTCTAATGATAATTTTATTATTATAGATGGGGAAGTTAAAATTAACTATAAATCAAAACCATCTATTTTAAATATTGTTCAAGAGATACGCTCACAAGAAATCAGAGGGCCAATGCTACTTAGATTTCCGCATCTAGTTAAAAAACAGATAAAGAGTCTTTATAGAAATTTTAACAATGCTATTGTTGAAAATAACTATAACGGTTCTTTTAACGCTGTTTTTCCATTAAAAGTAAATCAATTTCCACATGCATTAGATGCTATCACTTCCCAAGGAAAAGAATTTAATTACGGCTTAGAAGCAGGCAGTAAAGCAGAACTTATTTTAGCAATGGCAAAAATAAATAAAGGTGCAGCCATAACCGTAAACGGGTTTAAAGATAAGGAGATGGTTTCTTTAGGTTTTATTGCCGCTAGTTCACAACATAATATAACTTTGACCATAGAAGGATTAAATGAACTTGAAACCATTATAGAAGTAGCTAACGAAAGTAATCTTGTAGTTCCAAACATAGGTATTAGAATTCGCCTACATAGTGTTGGAAGCGGTTCATGGGCTAAAAGCGGCGGTATGGATGCTAAATTTGGTTTGACATCTACAGAAATTTTAGAAGCTATCACTCTACTTAGGGAAGCAAATATTCTAAACAAGCTAACAATGATTCATTTTCATATAGGTTCTCAAATGAGCGATATAGCCCCGTTAAAAAAGGCACTTCGTGAAGCTGGAAATATATATGCGGAACTAAAAAAAATGGGAGCCAAAAACCTTAAAAACATAAACATAGGTGGTGGTCTAGCCGTAGAGTATAATCAGCATGAACACTGTGCAAACTACAACTACTCCGTAAAAGAGTTTTCAAGTTCGGTAGTGTTTTTACTCGCAGAGATTATGGATGCAAAGATGGTTGAACATCCAAACATATATACCGAATCGGGCAGATATGCAGTAGCATCCCATGCGGTTCTAGTAGCACCTGTACTAGAGCTTTTTTCACAAGATTATCAAGAGAGACTTCTAAACCTAAAAGATATAAACCCGCCTCTCGTGGAAGAGCTTATAGAACTCAATCAACTCCTAAGTAAAAAAAATTCCATAGAATATCTTCATGATGCACTAGACCATCAAGAGTCTCTATTTACCCTTTTTGATTTAGGTTACATAGATCTACAAGACCGATCAAATGCAGAAATTCTTGTACATAATATTATTAAAAAAGCACTTTACATAGAGGGTTTTGAAGGTTCACGCGAACTTGAACTGCTACAGGCAAGACTTCAAGAAAGGTATTTAGTAAATCTGTCTATTTTTCAAAGTATGCCTGATTATTGGGGATTAGAACAAAATTTTCCGGTTATGCCGATACATATGTTAGATAAAAAGCCAATACGTGCAGCATCTCTTTGGGATATAACTTGCGACAGTGACGGAGAAATTGGATTCAATTCTGATAAACCGCTTTATCTGCACGATATAAATCTTGATGAAGAGGAATATTTTTTGGGTTTTTTTAATGTCGGTGCATATCAAGAAACTCTAGGAATGAATCATAATCTTTTTAGCAGACCTAATGAATGTACTATAAATATAGACGAAAAATCATATACTATAAGCAATGTCGTCGAATCGGATAACATCATA
- the hisS gene encoding histidine--tRNA ligase has protein sequence MIKSLRGMNDILSEDYERYTYFIQTATFIAQNYGFHFIETPLLEETALFKRSVGESSDIVGKEMYQFIDKGENDVCLRPEGTAGVVRAFIQKKLDRAGGTHRFFYHGAMFRYERPQKGRLRQFHQFGVESFGQDSVYEDANMIMMVSDILKKLGIGYRLQLNSLGCKECMPTYRDKLVKFVKECEESICEDCVRRLDTNPIRVLDCKNDSCQVLYEGAPKLVSNLCESCDEDFTKLQEILDANDITYEIDTNLVRGLDYYSKTAFEFVSDDIGSQSAIAGGGRYDRLVEFLDGKATPAVGFAMGIERLLELIKLPEAKQEGYYIGAMDDEGIDLVISLAHKKRKTDKVSVEYKTKNFKNHMKMADKVNAKYFCIIGSNEIENSTITIKNLVDKSEKTIHIEEF, from the coding sequence ATGATTAAGTCACTAAGAGGGATGAACGATATTCTGAGTGAAGATTATGAAAGATATACTTACTTTATACAAACAGCAACTTTTATAGCACAAAACTACGGATTTCATTTTATAGAAACTCCTCTACTCGAAGAGACTGCACTATTTAAAAGAAGTGTCGGAGAGTCAAGCGATATTGTCGGTAAAGAGATGTATCAGTTTATAGACAAAGGTGAAAATGACGTATGTCTTCGCCCGGAAGGTACTGCGGGCGTAGTTCGTGCATTTATTCAAAAAAAGCTAGACCGTGCAGGTGGAACTCACCGCTTTTTTTATCACGGAGCTATGTTTAGGTATGAGCGTCCGCAAAAAGGTCGTTTAAGGCAGTTTCACCAATTTGGCGTTGAGAGTTTTGGTCAAGACAGCGTTTATGAAGATGCCAACATGATTATGATGGTTAGTGACATACTTAAAAAACTAGGCATCGGTTACAGACTTCAACTTAACTCTTTAGGGTGTAAAGAGTGTATGCCGACTTACCGTGATAAGCTTGTAAAATTTGTAAAAGAGTGCGAGGAGAGCATCTGCGAGGACTGTGTAAGACGTCTTGATACTAATCCTATACGCGTGCTTGATTGTAAAAACGATTCTTGTCAAGTACTTTACGAAGGTGCTCCAAAGCTTGTTTCTAACCTTTGCGAGTCTTGTGATGAAGATTTTACAAAACTCCAAGAGATTTTAGATGCAAACGATATAACTTATGAGATAGATACAAATCTTGTACGCGGACTTGACTACTATTCTAAAACCGCTTTCGAATTTGTAAGTGACGATATAGGTAGCCAGAGTGCTATAGCAGGCGGTGGAAGATATGACAGACTTGTAGAATTTTTAGACGGGAAAGCTACACCTGCCGTTGGTTTTGCTATGGGAATAGAGAGGCTTTTAGAACTTATAAAGCTGCCCGAAGCTAAACAAGAGGGATACTATATAGGGGCTATGGACGATGAAGGTATAGATTTGGTAATATCTTTAGCTCATAAAAAAAGAAAAACCGACAAAGTTAGTGTAGAATATAAAACTAAAAACTTTAAAAACCATATGAAAATGGCTGATAAAGTAAATGCAAAATATTTCTGCATTATCGGTTCAAATGAGATAGAAAATTCTACTATAACAATAAAAAATTTAGTAGATAAATCAGAAAAAACCATACATATAGAAGAGTTTTAA